ATTAGCCGTCCCCCATCTTCGTGGGACAGATCAGCATAGGTATGACCGAATTGTTGAAGCTGTGAAATAAGTGTATTGGACAAGTTAATCAGTTCCTTCTACAGATTCATTATGAAAACAGAGCAGGCAATCCTCATCTTGGATATGTCGGGTCCATAGCGTTTCAATCACTTCGGTCGACTCATTCTGAAGAGCTATCAGCAAAGCAGTATGATCTTCGACCACCTTCTGTAAATCTGTGAACTGGCTTGTGTTCTTAATGAAGTGCATACGAAGTCTATTCACAATGCCTGACCATATTTGCATCGTGTATGAAGTGTTGTCTAGGGTGAGGATATGCTCATGGAATTGAATATCTTCCTCGACTAAAGAAAGTAAGTCCCCATTGGCTGCTGATACCTTCATACGTTCAACAATACTTCTCAGATGCTCGAAGAAAGCTTCGTCTTTCTTGGCTACATTGTGCTTGAGCGCGAACAATTCCAGTTGAAGTCGGATAGGAATCAGTAAATCGACGACCTCTTCCTTCCTAACATCCGCCACCGTTGTTTCTCGATAGGGCGAGCTAAC
This portion of the Cohnella abietis genome encodes:
- a CDS encoding GntR family transcriptional regulator codes for the protein METFHFKSQENLSLRQRVMNDIRNAIIQGHLKPGDKLKELEISQQMSISRGPIREALRDLEALGLVVSSPYRETTVADVRKEEVVDLLIPIRLQLELFALKHNVAKKDEAFFEHLRSIVERMKVSAANGDLLSLVEEDIQFHEHILTLDNTSYTMQIWSGIVNRLRMHFIKNTSQFTDLQKVVEDHTALLIALQNESTEVIETLWTRHIQDEDCLLCFHNESVEGTD